A single window of Rana temporaria chromosome 1, aRanTem1.1, whole genome shotgun sequence DNA harbors:
- the POP5 gene encoding ribonuclease P/MRP protein subunit POP5 — MRFKSRYFLCELVLEDPRRRQNLSQGTVLYNVKEAVARLHGDFGAAAASIALTVKYLNAYTGIILLRCRKDYHQFLWSSLPFITSLENRGQRYPCLINTLHVAGTIRSCQKFLIQYNRQQLNRLLKNCTTPSEKEAIRKSIASCSLQNVEEPEYEEME; from the exons ATGCGGTTTAAGTCTCG GTACTTCCTGTGTGAGCTGGTGCTGGAGGACCCCCGCCGGAGGCAGAACCTGTCGCAGGGCACGGTGCTGTACAATGTGAAGGAGGCAGTGGCTCGCCTGCATGGCGACTTCGGGGCTGCGGCTGCATCTATAGCCCTCACAG TGAAATACCTTAATGCATACACTGGCATAATCCTCCTTCGATGCCGGAAAGATTACCACCAGTTCCTATGGTCATCCCTTCCTTTTATCACCAGCCTAGAGAACAGAGGTCAGCGGTATCCTTGtttaataaacacattacatgttGCAG GCACTATACGTTCATGTCAGAAATTCCTTATCCAATACAACAGACAACAGTTGAATAGATTATTAAAAAACTGTACCACTCCTA GTGAGAAGGAAGCGATCCGTAAGTCTATAGCCAGCTGTTCCTTACAAAATGTGGAAGAGCCAGAGTATGAAGAGATGGAGTAA